A region of Acidobacteriota bacterium DNA encodes the following proteins:
- a CDS encoding FkbM family methyltransferase, with amino-acid sequence MIHWTIKKFLEKVFLSRRGGYIDKRFLEKINKQHVKTIFEVGARFGDESINLSNAYPNAAIYCFDPNPLTHQQCEKNLVGFKNIHFYKYALGSEEKSQIFYPYLVDNNPGASSFLKRIDFEKTQHLEGLEVQIRTAKNVMQELGIVEVSLLCMDVQGFELEVLKGFGDCLRKIQYIIMEEPALKPSERYLEKGLHSKYIGAPSQEEIRQYMNQNDFFEVVRLKENKIEDNVLYEHRESIR; translated from the coding sequence ATGATCCATTGGACCATAAAAAAATTCCTTGAGAAAGTATTTTTAAGTCGGAGAGGGGGTTACATTGACAAACGTTTTTTGGAAAAAATCAATAAACAGCATGTCAAAACGATATTTGAGGTAGGGGCACGATTTGGAGATGAATCTATAAATCTTTCAAATGCTTACCCGAATGCCGCCATTTACTGTTTCGACCCGAACCCGTTAACTCATCAACAGTGTGAAAAAAATCTTGTCGGATTTAAGAATATTCATTTCTATAAGTATGCCCTTGGATCAGAAGAGAAATCACAAATATTTTATCCCTATCTTGTCGATAACAACCCAGGCGCAAGCAGTTTTTTAAAGAGAATTGACTTCGAGAAAACGCAACACCTTGAGGGCTTGGAAGTTCAAATACGGACAGCAAAAAATGTCATGCAAGAGTTAGGTATCGTCGAGGTTTCTCTGTTATGTATGGATGTCCAAGGCTTCGAGCTGGAGGTCTTAAAAGGATTCGGAGATTGCCTAAGGAAAATTCAATACATCATCATGGAAGAACCGGCACTAAAACCGTCGGAACGTTACCTTGAAAAAGGTTTGCACTCTAAATATATTGGGGCGCCAAGCCAAGAGGAAATTAGGCAATATATGAATCAAAATGATTTTTTTGAGGTTGTGAGACTCAAAGAAAACAAAATTGAAGATAATGTTCTCTATGAGCACAGAGAATCAATTCGTTAA